Proteins encoded by one window of Erysipelothrix rhusiopathiae:
- the smpB gene encoding SsrA-binding protein SmpB, translating into MTVVAKNRKAFHEYFIEDRYEAGIVLTGTEIKSVRQGKVQLKDAFISIVNGEAFIKGMHIAQFEQGNRFNHDETRERKLLLHQHEIEKLVKAQQLQGYTIVPLDLHLSRGRAKLEIATAKGKHLFDKRQVEKERSIKRDIEKAMKR; encoded by the coding sequence ATGACCGTCGTCGCAAAAAATCGTAAAGCATTTCATGAATACTTTATTGAAGATCGTTATGAGGCTGGAATTGTTTTGACGGGTACAGAAATAAAATCCGTTCGTCAGGGCAAAGTCCAGTTAAAAGATGCCTTTATTTCGATCGTGAACGGTGAGGCATTTATTAAAGGAATGCACATCGCGCAGTTTGAACAAGGAAATCGGTTCAATCATGATGAAACGCGCGAACGCAAGTTACTTTTGCATCAGCATGAAATAGAGAAACTTGTTAAAGCGCAACAACTTCAAGGATATACAATCGTACCTCTAGATCTTCACTTATCACGTGGTCGTGCAAAACTTGAAATTGCAACTGCGAAAGGAAAGCACCTCTTCGACAAACGTCAAGTTGAAAAGGAACGAAGTATTAAAAGAGATATCGAAAAAGCTATGAAACGATAA
- a CDS encoding DUF2207 domain-containing protein, which translates to MKRIKQLLFIMVLALTLFITPLSANETKSNAASLPNPTSSDIQNHYKDYGFPVVGESFDITLDVKEDGRININIVLDAYFHEPRQGIFVTISDRYNDYDFGEGKKDYVFPTSDIRVKNREVDIDHNSDGAVLKIGTPGKYLQGSQQYEFSYVVNTRDLELSRGDLLYQNLITKYWDFPMMKTSFKIHMPKEFEATPKFYATSANLPVNYKVEGTTITGSFDQPIYNEALTVWLDLPHNYFVFPVFDNTRITVTIAGILAFAISVLFFKYGREYPVVETVEFSAPYGLSSAEIGYVYRGYSKSQDIVSLIIYWASKGFLTIEELDEKGTNIKLTKIAELSDVRNREELRVFNALFKNREEVTTKELNTKFGNVISNATASLSLRFRQNKEERIFSKKSTVLKSIGMFLAPVGIAIVLASVGYARMGIEEDAYIFGIMGYGLFMVLGIFGYYATSFDGVAGTRNPKSMSVLFFIISAIATVALTFATGWGFKNPVPMLLAYVFYLVSVVSVANMGRRTQIGSEWYGQILGLKRFIEVAEQSRIEALVEETPEIFYDILPYAYVLGVTDVWSKKFESIAIQQPDWYISSQPNFTSYYMWHSLSRSMNTLQSSMVSIPAPTASSGGGSFGSGGGGGGFSGGGFGGTGGGSW; encoded by the coding sequence ATGAAACGCATAAAACAGTTGTTATTTATTATGGTGTTAGCTTTAACACTTTTCATAACTCCTTTATCGGCAAATGAGACAAAGAGCAACGCAGCGAGTTTACCGAATCCAACGTCTTCAGATATTCAGAATCATTATAAGGATTATGGATTTCCAGTAGTTGGGGAATCATTTGATATTACTTTGGATGTTAAAGAAGATGGTCGCATAAATATCAATATTGTCTTGGATGCATATTTCCACGAGCCAAGACAAGGGATTTTTGTAACAATTTCCGACCGCTATAATGATTATGACTTTGGCGAAGGAAAAAAAGATTATGTTTTCCCAACATCAGATATCCGAGTGAAGAATCGTGAGGTTGATATTGATCATAATAGTGATGGAGCTGTATTAAAAATTGGGACACCTGGGAAATATCTACAAGGTTCCCAACAATATGAATTTTCATATGTCGTTAATACGAGAGACTTGGAATTATCTCGAGGCGATCTTTTATATCAGAACTTAATTACAAAATATTGGGATTTCCCAATGATGAAAACATCATTCAAAATCCATATGCCGAAGGAGTTTGAAGCGACACCCAAATTTTACGCAACAAGTGCCAACTTGCCTGTGAACTATAAAGTAGAGGGGACCACGATTACTGGATCATTTGATCAACCTATTTATAATGAGGCTTTAACGGTTTGGTTGGATTTACCTCATAATTATTTTGTATTTCCTGTTTTTGATAATACACGCATCACAGTTACAATTGCGGGAATTTTGGCCTTTGCTATTTCAGTTCTTTTCTTCAAATATGGTCGTGAGTATCCTGTTGTAGAGACAGTCGAGTTCAGTGCTCCATATGGTTTATCCAGTGCAGAGATAGGGTATGTTTACCGTGGTTATTCAAAATCCCAAGATATAGTCTCGTTAATTATCTATTGGGCTTCAAAAGGTTTCCTAACTATTGAAGAATTGGATGAAAAAGGAACTAACATTAAGTTAACTAAGATTGCGGAGCTATCAGATGTACGAAATCGCGAAGAGTTGCGTGTGTTTAATGCGCTCTTTAAGAATAGAGAGGAAGTAACTACAAAAGAATTAAATACCAAATTTGGTAATGTAATTAGCAATGCTACAGCATCTTTATCTTTAAGATTTAGACAAAATAAAGAAGAGCGTATTTTTTCGAAAAAATCTACAGTCTTGAAGTCTATTGGAATGTTTTTAGCCCCGGTTGGTATTGCAATCGTATTAGCATCAGTCGGATATGCACGTATGGGAATTGAGGAGGATGCTTATATCTTTGGTATTATGGGTTACGGTCTCTTTATGGTTCTAGGTATTTTCGGTTACTATGCTACGTCTTTTGATGGTGTAGCAGGTACTCGTAATCCGAAAAGCATGTCAGTCCTATTTTTTATTATTAGTGCGATCGCAACGGTTGCTTTAACCTTTGCGACTGGATGGGGTTTTAAAAATCCCGTTCCAATGCTCTTAGCTTATGTTTTTTATCTAGTGAGTGTTGTGAGTGTTGCAAATATGGGGAGAAGAACTCAGATTGGTTCTGAGTGGTACGGACAAATTTTAGGACTCAAGCGATTTATTGAAGTCGCTGAACAAAGTAGAATTGAAGCGTTAGTTGAAGAGACGCCCGAAATATTCTATGACATTCTTCCTTATGCATATGTACTTGGGGTCACAGATGTTTGGTCAAAGAAATTTGAATCAATTGCCATTCAACAACCTGACTGGTATATTTCATCTCAACCTAACTTTACATCCTACTATATGTGGCATTCATT
- a CDS encoding LemA family protein, whose protein sequence is MKLWMIILAIVVVIALFAISAYNGLVKLRNMVEEAFSTMDVYLKKRYDLIPNLVETVKGYAGHEKDTLENVIAARNKAVNAQGMEEQLAAEGDLSKTMGRLFALTESYPDLKANTNFMDLQGQLKTIETEIAQSRKYYNGVTRQYNTKRETFPTNIFANMFGFGRKPLYEVDNESERQNVKVQF, encoded by the coding sequence ATGAAACTTTGGATGATAATCTTAGCAATTGTGGTTGTAATTGCATTGTTTGCAATTTCAGCTTACAACGGATTAGTAAAACTTCGTAATATGGTTGAGGAAGCTTTCTCAACAATGGATGTATATTTGAAAAAACGTTACGATTTAATTCCGAACCTTGTAGAAACGGTAAAGGGTTATGCAGGACATGAGAAAGATACACTCGAAAATGTTATTGCGGCTCGTAATAAGGCTGTAAATGCTCAAGGCATGGAAGAACAATTAGCTGCAGAAGGTGATTTAAGCAAGACAATGGGACGCTTATTTGCACTTACCGAAAGTTACCCTGATCTTAAAGCAAATACAAACTTTATGGATTTACAAGGTCAACTTAAAACAATTGAGACAGAAATTGCGCAATCCCGTAAATACTATAACGGTGTAACACGTCAGTATAATACAAAGCGTGAAACATTCCCTACAAATATTTTTGCGAATATGTTTGGATTTGGACGCAAACCTCTTTATGAAGTTGATAATGAGTCAGAACGTCAAAACGTTAAAGTTCAGTTTTAA